Below is a window of Nocardia asteroides DNA.
TGCAGGAGAACGGCATCCCGATCTGGATCGCGGGCGGCGGCGAGAAGAAGACCCTGCGCATCGCGGCGAAGTACGCCGACTACACCAACTTCAGCGGCGTCCCCGAGGAGTTCACCCACAAGTCGGAAATCCTGCGCGAGCACTGCGCCGAGGTGGGCACCGATTTCAGCGCCATCACCCGCACCTCCAATTTCAACGCGGTGGTCGGCAGCACCGAAACCGAAGTCCAGGAACGCCTTTCCGCCGTGATCGACCGCTACACCCCCTTCCTCGGCGCCGACGAGGCCAAGGCCCGCGTGCACGAGCAGTTCGGCACCAGCGCCGCCGTCGGCACCCCCGAACAGATCATCGAACGCCTCGGCGCGGTCAAGGATCTCGGCCTCGACTACGCCATCCTCAACTTCCCCGAAGCCGCCTACGACACCTCCGGCATCGAGCTCTTCGAACGCGAGGTCGTCCCCGCCCTGCGCTGACCGCCGCCATACGGGTGCGACCACCCGGATCTGTGTCCTTGACCACATCCGGGTGGTGCCGCTATGGTCTCCCGCCAAGACCTGGACAAGCGTTCAAATGAACACCTGTCCACTTCGCGGGATCGAGGGAAACGCATGGCGGTAGCGGGGATTCGGCGGCTCGGGCGATCGCTGCGAGCCGGGCGGGTAGGTGTCGCCGTGGCGCTGGTCCTGGGCATGATGGTCGGGGGTGCGCAGGGAGCGGTGGCGGCCGAGCCCGGGCTCACACCGCTGCGCGCGCAGGGGGCCGCGCTGGTCGACGGGTACGGGCGAACGGTGCTGCTGCACGGGGTGAACACCGTCGACAAGGACGCGCCGTACCTGCAGGCCGGTGACGGTTTCGCGCTCGACGACGACGCGGCGGCACTGCTCGCCCGGCACGGATTCAACACCGTGCGGCTCGGGGTGTCCTTCGACGCCCTGATGCCGACCAAGGGCGTCGTCGACACGGCCTACCTCGATCGCGTGGAGACGGTGGTGGATACCCTTGCCGCGCACGGGATCTACACCCTGCTCGACAATCACCAGGACGGATTGTCCGAGATCTGGCACGGCAACGGGTTTCCCGAATGGGCCATCCGGGCCAGGCCGGGTGAGGGTGAGCCGAATCCCGGCTTCCCGCTGTACTACCTGATGCCGAGCATGAACGCCGGGTGGGACGAGGTCTGGAACAACACCTACGGCGTCCTCGACCATCTCGGCACGGCGCTGGGCGCGCTCGCCGAGCGGATGAACGGGCGCGCGGGCGTGCTCGGCATCGAACTGCTCAACGAACCCTGGCCCGGCACAGCGTTTCTCACCTGCTTCCCGAACGGCTGTCCCGACTTCGACGCCAAGTACCAGCGCGCCCTGCAGCGGCTGACCGACGCGGTGCGGGCCCGCAACGGCGCGGTGCCGGTGTTCTGGGAGCCGAATGTCACCTGGAACGAGACCATGCCGAGTCACCTCGGCAAGAATCCGCCGATCACCAGCCCGAACATCGTGTTCTCCCCACACGACTACTGCATCCCCAGCCAGCTGGCCATCTACCTCGGCCTGCCCGAGGAACTGCGCGCGGTGTGCCCGGTGCAGCAGGACAAGACCTGGTCGAACATCGACGCGTTCACCGGCCGCACCGACATCCCCACGATGGTCACCGAATTCGGCGACGGCGACCCGGCGGTGCTGCGCAACACCACCACCCGCGCCGACGAACGCTTCGTCGGCTGGCACTACTGGCACTACCGCGGCACCGACGGCGATCCGTTCCGGGGTGAGCTCGGCCGCGAACTGGTCCGCACGTACCCGCGCGCCACCGCGGGTACCCCGGAGGCGATGGTGTTCGACTCGGCGACAGGCGATTTCGCCTACCGCTACCGCCCCGGCACGGCGTCGGCGCCCACCGAGATCTACGTGTCCGACCTGGCCATGCCCGACGGCTACGACGTGCGGGTCACCGGCGGTCACGTCACCTCGCCCGCCGGGGCCAGGGTGGTCACCGTGGTGGCCGACGGCACCGCGCCGGTCACCGTCCGCGTCCACCGGCCCGGATCCGCCGGCGCCGAGCTGCCCGCCGACGGTGGCAGCGGCTCCGCCTCGGGATTCCCCTGGTCCACCGGATCAGCGGGCTGAACGCGTCACCGGCCCGCTGCCCTTCCCCGGTAGCGGGCCGGTGGTGCCCACCGGCGGGCTCAGACCCAGCCGACATCGTGCGCCTCGATCGTGCCGTCGGCGATCGCCGCCACCAGTTGAGCGTGCACCCGATGCCGATGTGCGGGTGGGACGCCAGATTCGCAGCCCCCAGCGGTAGAACGTCCACGGCAAGGCCGGCACCCGGTGGTTGTTAAGCGGGGTCGGCCACGCTGGGCCACATGAGCACGACGACACCCACCCGGCGCTCCGAGCGGACCGGCGGCTACGAGCGCGACGCCGACGGTCGACTGACCTTCGTCCGTGCCGACGGCGCGCTTCCGCAGCGCCCCCGGGACGAATTCCCGCTCACCGGACGCACTTCCGACGACGGCGAGACCGGGGTGATCCCCGCCTTCCTCATCGACATGGCGCTGCACGCCGCGATCGGCGTCACCGCCTGGTACGTCGCCACCGGCACCACCGCCGTCCTCTACGGCATCGCCGCCTGGCTCGGCGCGTCTTTCCTGCACCGCACCGTGGTCCAGCGGTACACCCGCACGACGATCGGCAAGTGTTCGTTCGGCCTGCGCCTGCGCCACGCCGACGGCACCTACCCGTCCCTGTGGCAACTGATCCGCCAGTGGTTCCGCGGCGGCTGGTGCTGCTTCGACATCTTCGGCAGCATCGGATGAAACGAAAGGGCGGCCTCCCCGAGGAGACCGCCCTTTCGTCACGTGCTCAGCTCATAGCATGCAGCTGACGCAATTCTCGATTTCGGTCCCCTGCAAGGCCATTTGGCGCAGGCGGATGTAATAGAGCGTCTTGATTCCCTTGCGCCACGCGTAGATTTGCGCCTTGTTGATGTCGCGGGTGGTGGCGGTGTCCTTGAAGAACAGGGTCAGCGACAGGCCCTGGTCCACGTGCTGGGTGGCCGCGGCGTAGGTGTCGATGATCTTCTCGTAGCCGATCTCGTAGGCGTCCTCGTAGTACTCGAGGTTGTCGTTGGTGAGATACGGGGCCGGGTAGTAGACGCGGCCGATCTTGCCTTCCTTGCGGATCTCGATCTTCGACGCCACCGGGTGGATCGAGCTGGTGGAGTGGTTGATGTAGGAGATCGAGCCGGTCGGCGGGACGGCCTGCAGGTTCTGGTTGTAGATGCCGAACTCCTGGACCGAGGCCTTGAGTTCGCGCCAGTCGTCCTGGGTCGGGATGTGCACGCCGGCGTCGGCGAACAGCTGGGCGACCTTGTCGGTCTTGGGTTCCCACGCCTGGTCGGTGTACTTGTCGAAGTACTCACCACTGGCGTACTTGGACTCCGCGAAACCTCCGAAGGCGCTGCCGCGCTCCTTGGCGATCAGGTTCGAGGCCCGGATCGCGTGGTAGACCACGGTGTAGAAGTAGATGTTGGTGAAGTCGACGCCCTCTTCGGAGCCGTAGTGGACCCGCTCGCGCGCCAGGTAGCCGTGCAGGTTCATCTGCCCGAGGCCGATGGCGTGGGACTCGTTGTTGCCCTGCTCGATCGAGGGCACCGAGTAGATGTGGGTCTGGTCCGAGACGGCGGTCAGCGCGCGGATCGAGGTCTCGATGGTCTGCCCGAAGTCGGGCGAGTCCATCGCCTTGGCGATGTTGAGCGAACCCAGGTTGCAGGAGATGTCCTTGCCGACCTTCGAGTACGAGAGGTCGTCGTTGAACTCCGACGGGGTGGAGACCTGCAGGATCTCCGAGCACAGGTTCGAGTGGGTGATCTTGCCCTTGATCGGGTTGGCCCGGTTCACCGTGTCCTCGAACATGATGTACGGGTAGCCCGACTCGAACTGCAGCTCGGCGATGGTCTGGAAGAACTCGCGCGCCTTGATCTTCGACTTGCGGATGCGCTTGTCGTCGACCATCTCGTAGTACTTCTCGGTGACGTCGACATCGGCGAACGGCTTGCCGTAGATGCGCTCCACGTCGTAGGGCGAGAACAGGTACATGTCCTCGTTCTTCTTCGCCAGCTCGAAGGTGATGTCGGGGATCACCACGCCCAGCGAGAGCGTCTTGATGCGGATCTTCTCGTCCGCGTTCTCGCGCTTGGTGTCGAGGAAGCGGTAGATGTCGGGGTGGTGCGCGTGCAGGTACACCGCGCCCGCGCCCTGGCGCGCGCCGAGCTGGTTGGCGTAGGAGAACGAGTCCTCGAGCAGCTTCATGATCGGGATGACACCCGAGCTCTGGTTCTCGATCTTCTTGATCGGGGCGCCGTGCTCACGGATGTTGCTCAGCAGCAGGGCGACACCGCCGCCGCGCTTGGACAGCTGCAGCGCGGAGTTGATGGAGCGCCCGATGGACTCCATGTTGTCCTCGATGCGCAGCAGGAAGCAGGACACGGGCTCGCCGCGCTGCTTCTTGCCGGAGTTGAGGAAGGTGGGGGTGGCGGGCTGGAAACGGCCGTCGATGATCTCGTCGACCAGCTTGCTCGCCAGCACCTCGTCGCCGGCGGCCAGCGTCAGCGCGACCATGACCACACGGTCCTCGAACCGCTCCAGGTAGCGCTTGCCGTCGAAGGTCTTCAGCGTGTACGAGGTGTAGTACTTGAACGCGCCGAGGAAGGTGGGGAACCGGAACTTCTTGGCGTAGGCCTGCTGGAACAGGCCCT
It encodes the following:
- the nrdE gene encoding class 1b ribonucleoside-diphosphate reductase subunit alpha, coding for MLNLYGADGKIQFDKDREAAHQYFLQHVNQNTVFFHNLDEKLDYLVKENYYETEVLEQYSREYIKGLFQQAYAKKFRFPTFLGAFKYYTSYTLKTFDGKRYLERFEDRVVMVALTLAAGDEVLASKLVDEIIDGRFQPATPTFLNSGKKQRGEPVSCFLLRIEDNMESIGRSINSALQLSKRGGGVALLLSNIREHGAPIKKIENQSSGVIPIMKLLEDSFSYANQLGARQGAGAVYLHAHHPDIYRFLDTKRENADEKIRIKTLSLGVVIPDITFELAKKNEDMYLFSPYDVERIYGKPFADVDVTEKYYEMVDDKRIRKSKIKAREFFQTIAELQFESGYPYIMFEDTVNRANPIKGKITHSNLCSEILQVSTPSEFNDDLSYSKVGKDISCNLGSLNIAKAMDSPDFGQTIETSIRALTAVSDQTHIYSVPSIEQGNNESHAIGLGQMNLHGYLARERVHYGSEEGVDFTNIYFYTVVYHAIRASNLIAKERGSAFGGFAESKYASGEYFDKYTDQAWEPKTDKVAQLFADAGVHIPTQDDWRELKASVQEFGIYNQNLQAVPPTGSISYINHSTSSIHPVASKIEIRKEGKIGRVYYPAPYLTNDNLEYYEDAYEIGYEKIIDTYAAATQHVDQGLSLTLFFKDTATTRDINKAQIYAWRKGIKTLYYIRLRQMALQGTEIENCVSCML
- a CDS encoding endoglycoceramidase I, which gives rise to MALVLGMMVGGAQGAVAAEPGLTPLRAQGAALVDGYGRTVLLHGVNTVDKDAPYLQAGDGFALDDDAAALLARHGFNTVRLGVSFDALMPTKGVVDTAYLDRVETVVDTLAAHGIYTLLDNHQDGLSEIWHGNGFPEWAIRARPGEGEPNPGFPLYYLMPSMNAGWDEVWNNTYGVLDHLGTALGALAERMNGRAGVLGIELLNEPWPGTAFLTCFPNGCPDFDAKYQRALQRLTDAVRARNGAVPVFWEPNVTWNETMPSHLGKNPPITSPNIVFSPHDYCIPSQLAIYLGLPEELRAVCPVQQDKTWSNIDAFTGRTDIPTMVTEFGDGDPAVLRNTTTRADERFVGWHYWHYRGTDGDPFRGELGRELVRTYPRATAGTPEAMVFDSATGDFAYRYRPGTASAPTEIYVSDLAMPDGYDVRVTGGHVTSPAGARVVTVVADGTAPVTVRVHRPGSAGAELPADGGSGSASGFPWSTGSAG
- a CDS encoding RDD family protein is translated as MSTTTPTRRSERTGGYERDADGRLTFVRADGALPQRPRDEFPLTGRTSDDGETGVIPAFLIDMALHAAIGVTAWYVATGTTAVLYGIAAWLGASFLHRTVVQRYTRTTIGKCSFGLRLRHADGTYPSLWQLIRQWFRGGWCCFDIFGSIG